From one Humulus lupulus chromosome 8, drHumLupu1.1, whole genome shotgun sequence genomic stretch:
- the LOC133797877 gene encoding NAC domain-containing protein 78-like produces MSRNSSTSLAPGFRFHPTDEELVSYYLKRKVCGKSVRVDPISVVDIYKTEPWDLPDKSKLKSRDLEWYFFSALDKKYGNGWRTNRATEKGYWKTTGKDRPIIHKSRIVGMKKTLVFHTGRAPKGARTNWVMHEYRLEDEELKNAGIQQDAFVLCRIFQKSGTGPKNGEQYGAPFVEEEWEDDEVPGEEAPTGEVLLGDGAFVDVIEPDQTFGTIVPSGFPAIPSDYHHEDTTNYVQNSGDFAEDGPSEVAPPPAFYYGETSNYIEHSGDYAEDGSKPIIGREISELGERQTVFELPVQYEMNAPVKDEYFVQPSISENPAEEYIVPPSNSGNPVDANYSLPGQYLDATDYLPFGEGLYLETNDLSKPIEADLADVDIDYLSFFDANDDISQYLDFDSFENPGIENNVTEEEPPLQMLVTGEPEAAPMGTRQSVEEHPDTSRASSSNQEADVTKFESDFKYQFSKQASQMLGSIPAPPAFAAEFPTKDVAVLNSVAQSSSSVHVTAAMIRIRNLSVDGNGMGWSYGKNENVDFFLSDLSSASMVSMVPMADTLSGKTASVVSKGLFFFMFIWVLVISVSFKVGSHICSR; encoded by the exons ATGAGTCGTAACTCTTCAACCTCGCTTGCTCCTGGGTTTCGATTTCATCCTACTGATGAAGAGCTTGTTAGCTATTACCTGAAACGGAAGGTCTGCGGTAAATCTGTGCGCGTCGACCCTATCTCCGTCGTCGATATCTACAAGACGGAGCCTTGGGATCTTCCTG ATAAATCAAAGCTGAAGTCTAGGGACTTGGAGTGGTATTTCTTCAGTGCTTTGGATAAGAAGTATGGAAATGGGTGGAGGACTAATCGGGCTACTGAGAAAGGGTACTGGAAGACTACTGGGAAAGATCGCCCCATCATTCACAAGTCCCGGATTGTTGGGATGAAAAAGACCCTTGTTTTCCATACTGGGCGAGCCCCTAAAGGCGCTAGAACCAACTGGGTCATGCATGAGTACCGCCTCGAAGATGAGGAATTGAAGAACGCTGGAATTCAACAG GATGCGTTTGTGCTTTGTAGGATATTTCAAAAGAGCGGTACCGGCCCCAAGAACGGGGAGCAGTATGGGGCGCCTTTTGTTGAGGAAGAGTGGGAAGACGACGAGGTGCCTGGTGAAGAGGCGCCGACTGGTGAAGTGTTACTTGGTGATGGTGCATTTGTTGACGTGATTGAACCTGATCAG ACTTTTGGTACAATTGTTCCGTCAGGATTTCCTGCCATTCCATCAGATTATCATCATGAAGATACAACCAACTATGTTCAGAACTCTGGAGACTTTGCTGAAGATGGTCCATCAGAAGTTGCACCACCACCAGCATTCTATTATGGTGAGACAAGCAACTATATTGAGCATTCTGGGGACTATGCTGAAGATGGTTCGAAGCCTATTATAGGCAGGGAAATTTCAGAGCTCGGTGAGAGACAAACTGTCTTTGAATTACCAGTGCAATATGAGATGAATGCACCAGTCAAAGATGAATATTTTGTTCAACCAAGCATTAGTGAAAATCCTGCTGAAGAATATATTGTTCCACCTAGTAATAGTGGAAATCCTGTTGATGCCAATTATTCACTTCCTGGACAATATCTAGATGCTACTGACTATCTTCCATTTGGTGAGGGATTATACCTAGAAACCAATGATCTTTCAAAACCTATTGAGGCGGATCTCGCAGATGTTGATATTGATTACCTAAGCTTCTTTGATGCAAATGATGACATCTCCCAATACTTGGATTTTGATTCCTTTGAGAATCCGGGGATTGAAAATAATGTTACAGAAGAAGAGCCTCCCTTGCAAATG CTGGTGACTGGAGAACCTGAGGCAGCGCCCATGGGAACCAGACAATCCGTGGAAGAACATCCTGATACCAGTAGGGCTTCTTCTTCAAATCAAGAGGCAGATGTCACAAAGTTTGAGTCTG ATTTTAAATACCAATTCAGCAAACAGGCTAGTCAAATGCTGGGCAGCATCCCTGCTCCTCCTGCATTTGCAGCGGAGTTCCCTACTAAAGATGTGGCTGTTTTGAATTCTGTTGCACAATCTTCCAGTTCGGTTCATGTAACCGCTGCCATGATCAGAATAAGAAACTTGAGTGTTGATGGCAATGGAATGGGCTGGTCTTATGGAAAGAATGAGAATGTTGACTTTTTCCTATCTGATCTTAGTTCTGCCTCTATGGTTTCTATGGTGCCAATGGCTGACACACTTTCTGGCAAGACAGCATCTGTGGTGTCAAAAGGCTTGTTCTTCTTTATGTTCATTTGGGTATTAGTTATTTCTGTGAGCTTCAAAGTGGGGAGCCATATATGTTCCAGGTAG
- the LOC133797879 gene encoding malate dehydrogenase [NADP], chloroplastic translates to MASSSATMAVADVSSSSYAKSRLLKSSQFSFLSNPLHSHRRCAFRSLPPTRYARISCSVAPNQVEVPIPVQGEDPKNKPECYGVFCLTYDLKAEEETKSWKKLINIAVSGAAGMISNHLLFKLAAGEVFGPDQPIALKLLGSERSIQALEGVAMELEDSLFPLLREVSIGIDPYEVFQDAEWALLIGAKPRGPGLERADLLDINGQIFAEQGKALNTVASRNVKVIVVGNPCNTNALICLKNAPNIPAKNFHALTRLDENRGKCQLALKAGVFYDKVSNMTIWGNHSTTQVPDFLNARIDGVPVKEVIKDNKWLEEDFTQIIQKRGGVLIKKWGRSSAASTAVSIVDAMKSLVTPTPEGDWFSTGVYTNGNPYGIAEDIVFSMPCRSKGDGDYELVKEIQFDDYLKNRIAKSEAELLAEKRCVAHLIGEGIGYCDLPGDTMLPGEM, encoded by the exons ATGGCTTCCTCCTCTGCTACTATGGCTGTAGCTGACGTTTCCTCATCTTCTTACGCCAAGTCCCGCCTTTTGAAGTCTTCCCAGTTCTCATTCTTGTCCAACCCTCTACACAGTCATCGCCGTTGTGCTTTTCGGTCTCTTCCTCCTACTCGATATGCCAGAATTTCTTGCTCTGTTGCTCCCAA TCAGGTTGAAGTTCCGATCCCTGTACAAGGCGAAGACCCAAAGAACAAGCCTGAGTGCTATGGGGTGTTCTGCCTCACTTATGATCTCAAAGCT GAAGAAGAGACGAAATCATGGAAGAAACTAATTAATATTGCAGTCTCAGGCGCTGCTGGAATGATATCTAATCATCTACTTTTCAAA CTTGCAGCTGGTGAGGTTTTTGGTCCAGACCAACCTATAGCATTGAAACTACTGGGATCTGAGAGGTCTATTCAAGCTCTTGAAG GAGTTGCCATGGAATTGGAGGACTCCTTGTTTCCCTTATTGAGAGAGGTCAGCATAGGCATTGATCCGTATGAGGTGTTTCAAGATGCAGAATGGGCTCTTTTAATTGGAGCAAAGCCTCGAGGACCTGGACTGGAACGAGCAGACTTGTTAGACATAAACGGACAGATCTTTGCGGAGCAG GGAAAAGCTCTCAATACTGTTGCGTCTCGTAATGTCAAAGTTATAGTGGTTGGCAACCCCTGTAATACCAA tGCTCTAATTTGTTTGAAAAACGCTCCAAACATACCTGCAAAGAATTTCCATGCTTTAACACGGTTGGATGAAAACAGAGGAAAATGTCAG CTTGCCCTTAAAGCAGGAGTATTCTATGATAAAGTGTCTAACATGACAATTTGGGGAAACCACTCAACTACTCAG GTTCCAGACTTCTTAAATGCTAGAATAGATGGTGTGCCTGTCAAAGAGGTCATCAAGGATAACAAGTGGTTAGAGGAGGACTTCACCCAAATAATTCAGAAG AGAGGTGGGGTGCTTATTAAAAAATGGGGAAGATCTTCTGCAGCATCAACTGCTGTGTCAATTGTTGATGCCATGAAATCTTTGGTTACACCAACCCCCGAGGGTGATTGGTTTTCTACAGGA GTTTACACCAATGGAAATCCGTATGGTATTGCAGAGGATATCGTTTTCAGTATGCCATGCAGATCAAAG GGAGATGGTGACTATGAACTTGTAAAGGAAATTCAATTTGATGATTACCTCAAAAACCGAATAGCAAAG AGTGAAGCTGAATTACTAGCTGAGAAGAGATGTGTGGCTCATCTTATTGGCGAG GGCATTGGTTACTGTGATCTACCTGGGGACACAATGCTGCCGGGAGAGATGTAA
- the LOC133797878 gene encoding NAC domain containing protein 50-like, with translation MGRESLVSAQRTMAAPPTSPPSLSLSVPSEKTRLAPQAKPPAAPTLAPGFRFHPTDEELVIYYLKRKVCGKTFRFNAITEVDVYKSEPWDLADKSSLKSRDQEYYFFSALDKKYGNGARMNRATNQGYWKATGNDRPVKRDSKTVGLKKTLVFHSGRAPDGKRTNWVMHEYRLVEEELERGRGGAAQDAFVLCRIFHKSNIGPPSGQRYAPFIEEEWEDDESAVVPGINNGDEVATVPGRNKSVGGNSQGTCAEGNNHGTSIERNASDTYIEGDIVQQDTESTEKDVHHALDLPREKQIVLPVCKIERQDEYTMPCVVNREDSLDGRSLPGVDEQQHLSLGVDRVSSPLLIYKRRRHNDSSSSNGIASENSSGAAQDRSSSTTTAATTMSTVTTATTRPPTTRNFLSALVEYSLIESIEPKESTPVPPELNACNNDSALPPSCLKFIQDLQHEIHQISIERDTLKFEMMSAQAMINILQSRIEVLNKENSDLKRSSGGV, from the exons ATGGGTCGTGAATCGTTAGTGTCAGCTCAGCGTACTATGGCTGCTCCGCCGACTTCACCGCCTTCTTTGTCCCTCTCCGTACCATCGGAAAAGACTCGCCTTGCGCCGCAAGCCAAGCCCCCCGCCGCGCCTACTTTGGCCCCGGGCTTCAGGTTCCACCCCACTGACGAAGAGCTTGTTATTTATTACCTTAAGCGAAAGGTTTGCGGTAAGACCTTTCGATTCAACGCCATAACTGAGGTTGATGTCTACAAAAGCGAGCCTTGGGACCTTGCAG ATAAGTCAAGTTTGAAGAGCAGGGACCAAGAGTACTACTTTTTCAGTGCATTGGATAAGAAGTATGGTAACGGGGCTAGGATGAACAGGGCAACGAACCAAGGGTACTGGAAGGCAACTGGCAATGATAGGCCAGTCAAGCGTGACTCCAAAACCGTTGGATTGAAGAAAACATTGGTTTTTCATAGTGGGCGAGCACCAGATGGTAAAAGAACTAACTGGGTTATGCATGAATACAGACTTGTTGAGGAAGAATTGGAAAGAGGTAGAGGTGGTGCAGCTCAG GATGCCTTTGTGCTGTGTAGAATATTTCACAAGAGTAATATAGGACCACCAAGTGGGCAGCGATATGCACCTTTTATTGAGGAGGAGTGGGAAGATGATGAATCTGCTGTGGTGCCTGGAATAAATAATGGGGATGAAGTAGCCACTGTGCCTGGTCGCAACAAGAGTGTTGGAGGGAACAGTCAAGGTACATGCGCTGAAGGAAATAACCATGGGACAAGTATTGAAAGAAATGCCAGTGACACATATATTGAAGGAGATATCGTTCAGCAG GATACTGAATCCACTGAAAAGGACGTGCATCACGCTCTGGATCTTCCAAGAGAAAAGCAAATTGTTTTACCTGTGTGCAAGATTGAGAGACAGGATGAATATACAATGCCATGTGTGGTTAATCGAGAAGATAGTTTGGATGGTCGTTCTTTACCCGGGGTAGATGAGCAGCAAcacttgtcattgggtgttgaCCGTGTGTCGTCACCACTGCTCATTTATAAAAGAAGGCGTCATAATGATTCGAGTTCTAGCAATGGTATTGCTTCAGAAAACTCAAGTGGAGCTGCTCAGGATCGTAGCTCTTCAACAACAACAGCTGCAACAACAATGTCAACAGTCACAACAGCGACAACAAGACCACCGACAACAAGAAATTTTTTGTCTGCATTGGTGGAGTATTCGCTGATAGAATCCATTGAACCTAAGGAGAGTACTCCAGTGCCTCCCGAGCTTAATGCTTGCAATAACGATTCCGCTTTGCCTCCTAGCTGCTTGAAATTCATTCAGGATCTGCAACATGAAATTCACCAGATATCTATAGAGAGAGACACTCTGAAATTCGAAATGATGAGTGCCCAAGCCATGATTAACATCCTTCAATCTAGAATCGAAGTTCTTAACAAAGAGAACAGTGATTTGAAAAGAAGCAGCGGAGGTGTCTAG